The Methylocystis sp. ATCC 49242 region TCATCGATTCGACCGCGTGGTGAGGCACGACGCTCGTGTCGAAGACGCCGATCTCGTCTGCGTCGAGGGCCGCGACATCATCGAGGGTGCGAACGACCCGTGATTTGGCCAACGATGCGCTGAGGGTCTCCTCATACACCGGCAGGAGGACGAAGCGAAGATCCGGCGCGCGAACCATGTTGAGCCAGCGCGCGGTATGAACGCTGTTGGGCATGGCGACGACAAGGATGGTGTGGCGTCCATCTTCCGGCGCGCGCATTTTCCCGCCTCGCCGAATCATCTAGCGAGACCCATAGCCACCGCGGCGAGATGCTGAGCGAAGATTCCCGGGTCGAACGCCGCGCGCGCATGCACTATAGTAGATGGCGTCGTCCAGCGTCGCTCCGGATATTGGATCGCGATCAGGACGGGAACTCTTGCGGCTGCGGCGGCGTCAATCCGCATATGCGCCGCTGACCTGAACGCGACGCCTGCATAGAGGGTCACATCTCGAAAATCCTCGTCCGAAATCGTTTGCAAGGTCTCGACAGGCTCGCCCGTGTCGTAAGTAAACGCGTCCAATGCAATGGCGACGTTCGGATCCGTAACGTTCGCGAACACGATCCGGTAAGCGCTGATCCATTGCACAGTGTGATAAAGCGCGGAAATCACCATCATGGCGCGCCCGTTGGTCGACTCTGCGCCGTCGAACAACAGAGTTCCTTGGCTGACGCCATTCGTGAGCGTGGTTACTGTCATATCGTCTCCGCAGGCCGCAGTTCATAGAGCCGCTGCGCCTCCGCAAGATCATCGGGGCGCCCGATGTCAATCCATTTCCCATCGTGGTCATAAACTGCGACAGTCTCTCCCGCCTCGACGAGCTGCATGATGAGATCGGGCATATCCAGCGGGACATTGGGGCGTATCAATGCGCGCGCGCGAGCTTCAAGCGCGTATATCCCGATGCAGATCCTGTGATGAGCCACCGGCTTTTCCCGGAAACCGACAACTTGCCCCTGGTCGTTGGCGTCGACGACGCCGGAGTCGATCTCGAAACGACGCAGCATTGTCGCGACAGAAAGCGCAGCCCCTTTACGTCGATGCTCAGCCACCATGCGTCGAAAGTCGAGATCGGTAAGAATGTCTCCATTCATCACCAGCAGTGTTCCACTGACTTCTGCAAGCCCGCCTATCGGCCCTGCAGTGCCGAGCGGTCGATCCTCGTAAATGTAATCCAGGTCGAGCGAGACGCGCGTGCAGTCTGTGAAATAGGCGCGGATAAGCGGCGCAAGGTGATTGACTGCCAAAGTCACCCGCTCGACGCCATGTTCGCTCAACCGTTCCAATATGACTTCAAGTATGGTTCTGTCGCCGATTGGCATCAACGGCTTGGGAAAATTCGCCGTGAATGGCCGCAGCCGCCGTCCCTTGCCGCCTGCCAACACGAGTGCGCTCACATTTTGCAAATCTTCCACGGATCCGTGGTTTGAATTTTGCATCGACACGTCGTCAGGCTCCTGCAGTCGTCTTGTCAAATTGCGTAACCGGACCAGCCGAAAGCGCCAGTATTCGCTTTCCACCAGTCGATCGTCTGACGCAGACCATCCTCCAGAGAAGTCTCAGGGCGCCAGCCTAGAATTTCGGCCGCGCGACGATTGTCGGAAAGGAGGCGCCCGACTTCGCTTGCGGCCGGACGTTCGCG contains the following coding sequences:
- a CDS encoding sugar phosphate nucleotidyltransferase, whose product is MESEYWRFRLVRLRNLTRRLQEPDDVSMQNSNHGSVEDLQNVSALVLAGGKGRRLRPFTANFPKPLMPIGDRTILEVILERLSEHGVERVTLAVNHLAPLIRAYFTDCTRVSLDLDYIYEDRPLGTAGPIGGLAEVSGTLLVMNGDILTDLDFRRMVAEHRRKGAALSVATMLRRFEIDSGVVDANDQGQVVGFREKPVAHHRICIGIYALEARARALIRPNVPLDMPDLIMQLVEAGETVAVYDHDGKWIDIGRPDDLAEAQRLYELRPAETI